The following coding sequences are from one Lolium rigidum isolate FL_2022 chromosome 6, APGP_CSIRO_Lrig_0.1, whole genome shotgun sequence window:
- the LOC124666807 gene encoding peroxidase 72-like, with protein MASSMGCLLVLCLACPLLLAGTVRANPWYSLFPQFYDHSCPKAKEIVQSIVAQAVAQETRMAASLVRLHFHDCFVKGCDASVLLDNSSSIVSEKGSNPNMNSLRGFEVVDQIKVALETACPGTVSCADILALAARDSTVLVGGPYWDVPLGRRDSLGASIQGSNNDIPAPNNTLPTIITKFKRLGLNVVDVVALSGGHTIGLSRCTSFRQRLYNQSGNGLADSTLDVSYAAQLRQGCPRSGGDDNLFPLDVVTSTKFDNFYFKNILAGRGLLSSDEILLTKSAETAALVKAYADDVHLFFQHFAQSMVNMGNIMPLTGSQGEIRKNCRRLNNYH; from the exons ATGGCTAGTTCCATGGGTTGCTTGCTGGTACTCTGCCTTGCCTGTCCACTCCTCCTTGCAGGCACCGTTCGTGCCAACCCATGGTATAGCTTGTTCCCACAGTTCTACGACCACTCGTGCCCGAAGGCCAAGGAAATTGTGCAGTCCATCGTGGCACAGGCTGTTGCCCAAGAGACCAGGATGGCAGCATCCTTGGTCAGGCTGCATTTCCATGACTGCTTTGTCAAG GGGTGTGATGCATCCGTGCTACTGGACAACAGCAGCAGCATAGTCAGTGAGAAGGGGTCCAACCCCAATATGAACTCCCTCCGGGGATTCGAGGTCGTCGACCAGATCAAGGTCGCCCTTGAGACAGCTTGCCCCGGCACGGTCTCCTGTGCCGACATCCTCGCACTCGCCGCCCGCGACTCCACTGTCCTC GTTGGTGGCCCTTACTGGGATGTGCCGCTCGGCCGGAGGGACTCTCTGGGCGCAAGCATCCAGGGCTCCAACAATGACATCCCTGCCCCCAACAACACCCTACCCACCATCATCACCAAGTTCAAGCGTCTCGGCCTCAATGTCGTCGATGTTGTCGCCCTCTCAGGTGGCCACACCATTGGCTTGTCCCGGTGCACCAGCTTCCGGCAGAGGCTGTACAACCAGTCAGGTAACGGCCTAGCCGACAGCACACTGGATGTGTCCTACGCTGCGCAGCTGAGACAAGGGTGCCCACGCTCCGGTGGCGACGACAACCTCTTCCCGCTCGACGTTGTCACCTCGACCAAGTTCGATAACTTCTATTTCAAGAACATCCTGGCCGGCAGGGGCCTTCTCAGCTCCGATGAGATCCTACTCACCAAGAGCGCCGAAACGGCGGCGCTCGTCAAGGCATATGCAGACGACGTGCACCTCTTCTTCCAGCACTTTGCACAGTCGATGGTGAACATGGGCAACATCATGCCGCTGACCGGGTCACAGGGGGAGATCAGGAAGAACTGCAGGAGGCTCAACAACTATCACTGA